One stretch of Gadus chalcogrammus isolate NIFS_2021 chromosome 14, NIFS_Gcha_1.0, whole genome shotgun sequence DNA includes these proteins:
- the rbm26 gene encoding RNA-binding protein 26 isoform X2: MIIENLDALKNWLSKTLEPICDADPSALAKYVVALVKKDKTEKELKALCIDQLDVFLQKETQIFVDKLFEAVSNRSYLPPSEQQAPVNKVNPKLEKDEVKKEESSREDDRDKFSRRVNHSPPQSSSRYGRDGRRVDDRGKRDERPRKREYERQPQRRDSYRDRYNRRRARSRSRSRSWSKDRMRDRERDRERERGRERDHSRTRSRSRSRERDAAKPKYDHEAGDRSEVVEGYAPPPLVSTPTTSHFPVPSLSSTITVIAPSHHHGSNNNNSISTTESWSDIRPDQAFPRRPPQQPRKRCRDYDEKGFCMRGDMCPFDHGSDPVVVEDVNLPNILPFQPPPSQPPPGLPPPPPLMSPPPAQLRPPVPPPGSLPPSLPPVTGPPPPLPPLQASGIAAPPNSIASSVPTIVTSGMRSSLPPPSAPLFSSDSYDTDMYNPEAPSITSMSRPMQYRHRASVQRPNLIGLTMGDMDQPHREKPPNHRVVMESDPRKRPAGLPDGNMPPKKPWFEKPSFGNHQGFQNRAPAQFHPPNSRLLVRQIPPDLNNISKLNAHFCRFGTIVNLQVAYQSDPEGALVQFSNPHEAKRAMQSPEAVLGNRFIRVHWYRPDGPPGPPTSLQPAHPADLSALPTSLKQSVKDRLGPLLPGPSDNHNPADASQNSAKTSVKERLGFPVKPAIPTEKVFSTSKGLTKTVFNPAALKTAQRNSEDTLRKKQEALRLQQDVNCKKQQILEKHIETQKLLISKLDQKKVVVKVEDRAKIMQTLSSLTQIITKLQGEIKASSSCPQPMRSTKTKAQAQKELLDTELDLYKKSQAGEDIALLKIKYTQLQIEAAKRGLLARGRGLLMRGRGSLRARGRGSRGRGRGASLYASVDHRPRALEISGFSEAEQVELLPHFAQFGEIEDCRIDEETRSAVITYRSRAEAEQAAVHGVKLSSLLRLSWYKPPISMSTADHGDPEPDDEEFAEEPMSDDALLQDDDEEEDDNEPRSWRR, translated from the exons CTGTGATGCTGACCCCTCTGCACTAGCAAAGTATGTGGTGGCTCTGGTGAAGAAGGACAAGACCGAGAAAGAGTTGAAAGCCCTCTGCATCGACCAGCTGGATGTGTTCCTGCAGAAAG AGACCCAGATCTTTGTGGATAAGCTGTTTGAAGCAGTGAGCAACAGAAgctacctccctccctcagaaCAGCAAGCGCCGGTGAACAAGGTCAACCCAAAACTAGAGAAGGATGAAGTCAAAAAAGAAGAG TCGAGCCGCGAGGACGATCGAGACAAGTTCTCTCGAAGGGTGAACCACAGTCCTCCACAGTCTAGCTCCCGCTATGGCAGAGatggcag GAGAGTGGATGACCGAGGGAAGAGGGACGAGCGGCCCAGGAAGAGGGAGTATGAACGACAGCCACAACGGAGAGACTCGTACCGGGACCGCTACAACCGCCGTCGCGCACGCAGCCGTAGTCGCAGCCGCAGCTGGAGCAAGGACCGCAtgcgggacagagagagagaccgagagagggaaCGAGGACGAGAGCGAGACCACTCGCGTACCCGCTCTCGGAGCCGGAGTCGAG AGCGTGACGCTGCGAAACCCAAGTATGACCACGAAGCAGGCGATCGCTCGGAGGTGGTCGAAGGGtacgccccgccccccctggtcTCCACGCCGACCACCAGCCACTTCCCCGTCCCCTCGCTGAGCAGCACCATCACCGTCATCGCCCCTTCGCATCACCacggcagcaacaacaacaacagcatcagCACCACGGAGAGCTGGTCGGACATAAGGCCCGACCAAGCCTTCCCCAGGCGCCCGCCCCAGCAGCCCCGGAAGCGTTGCCGTGACTACGACG agaaGGGCTTCTGTATGCGTGGAGACATGTGTCCCTTCGACCACGGCAGCGacccggtggtggtggaggacgtcAACCTTCCCAACATCCTTCCCTTCCAGCCCCCTCCCTCGCAGCCCCCCCCAGGTCTcccgccgcctccccccctcATGAGCCCGCCTCCTGCTCAGCTCCGGCCCCCAGTGCCCCCCCCTGGCTCgctcccccccagcctcccacCTGTAACAG gtcctcctcccccactcccccctctgcAGGCCTCTGGTATTGCCGCTCCTCCAAACTCCATCGCCAGCTCCGTCCCCACCATCGTCACCTCTGGGATgcgctcctctctccctcccccatccgctcccctcttctcctccg ACTCATATGATACAGACATGTACAACCCTGAGGCCCCCAGCATCACCAGCATGTCCAGGCCCATGCAGTACCGCCACCGAGCCAGCGTCCAGAGACCCAACCTCATCGGACTGACCATGGGAGACATGGACCAGCCCCACAGAG AGAAGCCTCCTAACCACCGGGTGGTGATGGAGTCGGACCCCAGGAAGAGACCAGCCGGCCTCCCCGATGGCAACATGCCCCCGAAGAAACCCTGGTTCGAAAA ACCCAGCTTTGGGAACCACCAGGGCTTCCAGAACAGAGCTCCTGCACAGTTTCACCCCCCCAACTCCAGGCTTCTGGTCAGACAGATCCCCCCTGACCTCAACAACATCAGCAAGCTCAACGCACACTTCTGCCGGTTTGGCACCATCGTCAACCTGCAG GTGGCGTACCAAAGTGATCCAGAGGGGGCGCTGGTCCAGTTCTCCAACCCCCATGAGGCCAAGCGGGCCATGCAGAGCCCCGAGGCCGTGCTCGGTAACCGCTTCATCAGGGTCCACTGGTACAGACCGGATGGACCCCCCGGACCCCCAACCTCCCTGCAGCCTGCCCACCCTGCAGACCTCAGC GCCCTGCCAACCTCTCTCAAACAGTCTGTGAAGGACCGTCTGGGGCCCCTGCTACCAGGGCCCTCGGATAACCATAACCCCGCTGACGcctctcag AATTCCGCCAAAACGTCAGTGAAAGAGAGGCTTGGGTTTCCCGTTAAGCCTGCCATTCCTACTGAGAAG GTCTTTTCCACTTCCAAAGGGCTGACCAAGACCGTGTTCAACCCTGCTGCTCTGAAGACTGCTCAGAGGAACAGCGAGGACACGCTGAGGAAGAAACAG GAAGCTCTGCGGTTGCAGCAGGATGTAAACTGCAAGAAACAACAGATCCTAGAGAAACACATCGAGACACAGAAG CTGCTGATATCCAAGCTTGACCAGAagaaggtggtggtgaaggtggaggaccGGGCGAAGATCATGCAGACCCTGTCCTCCCTCACCCAGATAATCACAAAACTCCAAGGGGAGATCAAGGCTTCGTCTAGCTGCCCCCAACCCATGCGCTCCACAAAGACCAAAGCCCAG GCCCAGAAAGAGCTTCTGGACACAGAGTTGGATCTCTACAAGAAGAGCCAGGCTGGAGAAGACATAGCACTGCTCAAGATTAAGTACACCCAGCTACAGATAGAG gcggCCAAGCGGGGTCTCTTGGCTCGGGGTCGGGGGCTGCTGATGAGAGGTCGGGGGTCACTCAGGGCTCGGGGGCGGGGCTCCAGGGGGCGAGGCCGCGGCGCCTCGCTTTACGCGTCGGTTGATCATCGGCCGCGAGCCCTAGAGATCTCGGGCTTCTCCGAGGCCGAGCAGGTTGAACTGCTGCCACACTTCGCG CAATTCGGAGAGATCGAGGACTGCCGAATAGATGAGGAGACTCGTTCTGCTGTCATCACCTACAGGAGCAGGGCAGAGGCAGAGCAG GCGGCAGTCCACGGTGTGAAGCTGAGCAGTCTCCTCCGTTTGTCGTGGTACAAACCTCCAATCAGCATGTCGACTGCCGACCACGGTGACCCCGAGCCCGACGACGAAGAG TTTGCAGAGGAGCCGATGAGTGATGACGCTCTGCTtcaggatgatgatgaagaggaggatgacaaCGAGCCTCGCTCCTGGAGGAGATGA
- the rbm26 gene encoding RNA-binding protein 26 isoform X1 — protein MRDRERDRERERGRERDHSRTRSRSRSRERDAAKPKYDHEAGDRSEVVEGYAPPPLVSTPTTSHFPVPSLSSTITVIAPSHHHGSNNNNSISTTESWSDIRPDQAFPRRPPQQPRKRCRDYDEKGFCMRGDMCPFDHGSDPVVVEDVNLPNILPFQPPPSQPPPGLPPPPPLMSPPPAQLRPPVPPPGSLPPSLPPVTGPPPPLPPLQASGIAAPPNSIASSVPTIVTSGMRSSLPPPSAPLFSSDSYDTDMYNPEAPSITSMSRPMQYRHRASVQRPNLIGLTMGDMDQPHREKPPNHRVVMESDPRKRPAGLPDGNMPPKKPWFEKPSFGNHQGFQNRAPAQFHPPNSRLLVRQIPPDLNNISKLNAHFCRFGTIVNLQVAYQSDPEGALVQFSNPHEAKRAMQSPEAVLGNRFIRVHWYRPDGPPGPPTSLQPAHPADLSALPTSLKQSVKDRLGPLLPGPSDNHNPADASQNSAKTSVKERLGFPVKPAIPTEKVFSTSKGLTKTVFNPAALKTAQRNSEDTLRKKQEALRLQQDVNCKKQQILEKHIETQKLLISKLDQKKVVVKVEDRAKIMQTLSSLTQIITKLQGEIKASSSCPQPMRSTKTKAQAQKELLDTELDLYKKSQAGEDIALLKIKYTQLQIEAAKRGLLARGRGLLMRGRGSLRARGRGSRGRGRGASLYASVDHRPRALEISGFSEAEQVELLPHFAQFGEIEDCRIDEETRSAVITYRSRAEAEQAAVHGVKLSSLLRLSWYKPPISMSTADHGDPEPDDEEFAEEPMSDDALLQDDDEEEDDNEPRSWRR, from the exons AtgcgggacagagagagagaccgagagagggaaCGAGGACGAGAGCGAGACCACTCGCGTACCCGCTCTCGGAGCCGGAGTCGAG AGCGTGACGCTGCGAAACCCAAGTATGACCACGAAGCAGGCGATCGCTCGGAGGTGGTCGAAGGGtacgccccgccccccctggtcTCCACGCCGACCACCAGCCACTTCCCCGTCCCCTCGCTGAGCAGCACCATCACCGTCATCGCCCCTTCGCATCACCacggcagcaacaacaacaacagcatcagCACCACGGAGAGCTGGTCGGACATAAGGCCCGACCAAGCCTTCCCCAGGCGCCCGCCCCAGCAGCCCCGGAAGCGTTGCCGTGACTACGACG agaaGGGCTTCTGTATGCGTGGAGACATGTGTCCCTTCGACCACGGCAGCGacccggtggtggtggaggacgtcAACCTTCCCAACATCCTTCCCTTCCAGCCCCCTCCCTCGCAGCCCCCCCCAGGTCTcccgccgcctccccccctcATGAGCCCGCCTCCTGCTCAGCTCCGGCCCCCAGTGCCCCCCCCTGGCTCgctcccccccagcctcccacCTGTAACAG gtcctcctcccccactcccccctctgcAGGCCTCTGGTATTGCCGCTCCTCCAAACTCCATCGCCAGCTCCGTCCCCACCATCGTCACCTCTGGGATgcgctcctctctccctcccccatccgctcccctcttctcctccg ACTCATATGATACAGACATGTACAACCCTGAGGCCCCCAGCATCACCAGCATGTCCAGGCCCATGCAGTACCGCCACCGAGCCAGCGTCCAGAGACCCAACCTCATCGGACTGACCATGGGAGACATGGACCAGCCCCACAGAG AGAAGCCTCCTAACCACCGGGTGGTGATGGAGTCGGACCCCAGGAAGAGACCAGCCGGCCTCCCCGATGGCAACATGCCCCCGAAGAAACCCTGGTTCGAAAA ACCCAGCTTTGGGAACCACCAGGGCTTCCAGAACAGAGCTCCTGCACAGTTTCACCCCCCCAACTCCAGGCTTCTGGTCAGACAGATCCCCCCTGACCTCAACAACATCAGCAAGCTCAACGCACACTTCTGCCGGTTTGGCACCATCGTCAACCTGCAG GTGGCGTACCAAAGTGATCCAGAGGGGGCGCTGGTCCAGTTCTCCAACCCCCATGAGGCCAAGCGGGCCATGCAGAGCCCCGAGGCCGTGCTCGGTAACCGCTTCATCAGGGTCCACTGGTACAGACCGGATGGACCCCCCGGACCCCCAACCTCCCTGCAGCCTGCCCACCCTGCAGACCTCAGC GCCCTGCCAACCTCTCTCAAACAGTCTGTGAAGGACCGTCTGGGGCCCCTGCTACCAGGGCCCTCGGATAACCATAACCCCGCTGACGcctctcag AATTCCGCCAAAACGTCAGTGAAAGAGAGGCTTGGGTTTCCCGTTAAGCCTGCCATTCCTACTGAGAAG GTCTTTTCCACTTCCAAAGGGCTGACCAAGACCGTGTTCAACCCTGCTGCTCTGAAGACTGCTCAGAGGAACAGCGAGGACACGCTGAGGAAGAAACAG GAAGCTCTGCGGTTGCAGCAGGATGTAAACTGCAAGAAACAACAGATCCTAGAGAAACACATCGAGACACAGAAG CTGCTGATATCCAAGCTTGACCAGAagaaggtggtggtgaaggtggaggaccGGGCGAAGATCATGCAGACCCTGTCCTCCCTCACCCAGATAATCACAAAACTCCAAGGGGAGATCAAGGCTTCGTCTAGCTGCCCCCAACCCATGCGCTCCACAAAGACCAAAGCCCAG GCCCAGAAAGAGCTTCTGGACACAGAGTTGGATCTCTACAAGAAGAGCCAGGCTGGAGAAGACATAGCACTGCTCAAGATTAAGTACACCCAGCTACAGATAGAG gcggCCAAGCGGGGTCTCTTGGCTCGGGGTCGGGGGCTGCTGATGAGAGGTCGGGGGTCACTCAGGGCTCGGGGGCGGGGCTCCAGGGGGCGAGGCCGCGGCGCCTCGCTTTACGCGTCGGTTGATCATCGGCCGCGAGCCCTAGAGATCTCGGGCTTCTCCGAGGCCGAGCAGGTTGAACTGCTGCCACACTTCGCG CAATTCGGAGAGATCGAGGACTGCCGAATAGATGAGGAGACTCGTTCTGCTGTCATCACCTACAGGAGCAGGGCAGAGGCAGAGCAG GCGGCAGTCCACGGTGTGAAGCTGAGCAGTCTCCTCCGTTTGTCGTGGTACAAACCTCCAATCAGCATGTCGACTGCCGACCACGGTGACCCCGAGCCCGACGACGAAGAG TTTGCAGAGGAGCCGATGAGTGATGACGCTCTGCTtcaggatgatgatgaagaggaggatgacaaCGAGCCTCGCTCCTGGAGGAGATGA